The following are from one region of the Lytechinus variegatus isolate NC3 chromosome 4, Lvar_3.0, whole genome shotgun sequence genome:
- the LOC121412816 gene encoding uncharacterized protein LOC121412816 yields the protein MDYYSDQTAIEKMGTQPLTPTLAFYVPPKRPPISQYQHWAGKKITRDIILPSPDQKKENLPNPKRTQRPLSDGDILSESYLQRLQSPLPTPEEAVRQHVGPSSLVTVDTSGTGFERMANIRRSLTLTFRMSSRGRKERREKKAWRRTVSGIPREVEEELKNGRARSNSGSEYTSSSSAEFEELRTQSLDRKLKYSVREYNKAYEARKAAGKEGKPSIAVVAPLRNRRRNRHSLGDSSKLEKALNMNGSASLPRGMGLLRPNSVPPGSAMGTVQFSGSSADSSMERIWQTSAVNRLNESAESRKHSGNLRNGKPKLFLPQMSHLPNAVITTQSYVKPIPTETTVMSKANDQHPKPHQQHLRPDPAELAASVRLRMQKSSLRKEDRRSSSGNWSGTDSTRTSVCSEQDSQVTPPANMDASPSDSAVSLSNEVECSQGTPIAPCANSSFPGLINGDGSRPCFLPVQKSSLSSSSGSPTPTNEIEAAGGNFTRLDTETWLKSVGASTGPSPASVHSKPELGNTAPSVKGQLKPQLSFGDSSSESSVENAASIVSDNTSLDLDAYFGDSAEEFPDTDSLSAFSVDQEGYWTSMHSDCGLSPKHTKHPTIPEHPQSVGYDYDIAAHYKGKESRRGFITPRNKVSKDSNQQAPPLPTRDDSFSLDAHLGNLQLQPHLDGSPLSMDSSSPSNQTLTNDSDGSRSVTPAPSDMSDVSSASYDLPPPLCSPNDPQMYSLGYGVANKATGIPGGTASTSRQAPISALSMASGVSSNGLQYTQSLINGVSRLSEASPAATSSQQTSGQNMVSIGLQNHFPAVSSAAPCASQASDFWATPIPGAMLKARERFYGFKPSPLKPEQQNSQATTESDSDTVTPVTSPRTPSDSNNMFFGMYPGSYSVIRKKSKDSTYTIYSNGMSASLINKPADVISPTNSLDRKQKFNRYVSDLQAQAPQAYDALSQLKAGEERTKAMSREQRAEILEQMRKSKSGGRSSSMATPPATPTSPPVIPTTSNVSALLAISSASESPLNKEEARTTSFRTSYKEGIAAKNLDPDKAIIHAAKRLEDNRTEPDPEQAEAEQTDGSSAESGNVAGRPTTPKNIAVDTADDPEEYTPYVFDPQRQPGSSILKGSAKKDDLHARIHKSKKKLNISTDPFEDTTIGQMMAADSPYDNVPPNIRTIRFSETVTVENTPVRVCLVSGKPRTNMSDFKALLQQQSQPIGSRTVSACYALNVKGNVKGPRNAELLYRGILQEEDDTRKAEDDKDSTDSPVPERKIVTVSDLKNAMASARGNVRMVNVEEAREKHEIVNKSSCATVTAIPEISSLPIRETVINGSDDSPESDVKTTEETVSNHSPASSSLGTSTDDHCKNGCEASGTPETIPLNNNNNHNTDSIHATSADIPPVNILKNNVTPEVYPTLATVVESAQESSEDSTVKRIPKHSWSDTDLNRSNLMAAIRDRGKQVDQREAAVARLEEARDAGKKGSPVRRAMPVSRSEGSIHSILDSVKHSIQKMSPKHEAHDGTDMDYPSDAWD from the exons CGTGATATCATTCTACCATCGCCTGATCAGAAGAAAGAAAACTTGCCAAATCCTAAACGTACACAGCGCCCTCTATCAGACGGTGACATCCTCTCAGAAAGCTACCTCCAACGTCTCCAGAGTCCTCTACCAACTCCTGAAGAAGCCGTCCGACAACATGTGGGCCCCTCATCTCTGGTTACTGTGGACACATCAGGGACTGGGTTTGAGCGTATGGCAAACATCAGACGCTCCCTCACACTCACCTTCAGGATGTCCTCCAGGGGGAGGAAAGAACGCAGGGAGAAGAAGGCCTGGCGAAGAACAGTATCAGGTATCCCTCGGGAGGTGGAAGAGGAACTCAAGAATGGGCGTGCACGCTCGAACTCGGGAAGTGAATACACCAGTAGCTCTAGCGCTGAGTTTGAGGAGTTAAGAACTCAGAGTCTGGACAGGAAGCTGAAGTATTCTGTGCGGGAGTACAACAAGGCTTACGAAGCTCGGAAGGCTGCAGGCAAGGAAGGGAAGCCAAGTATTGCAGTTGTTGCTCCTCTCAGGAACAGGAGAAGAAACCGTCACTCACTTGGTGATTCCAGTAAATTAGAGAAGGCTCTGAACATGAATGGGTCTGCTTCACTTCCTAGAGGAATGGGACTACTAAGACCAAACTCAGTGCCACCAGGCAGTGCTATGGGAACTGTTCAATTCTCTG GTTCTTCTGCTGACAGCTCAATGGAGAGGATCTGGCAGACATCGGCAGTTAACAGGCTCAATGAAAGTGCTGAATCACGTAAGCACTCTGGTAACCTGCGGAATGGCAAGCCTAAACTCTTCCTCCCACAGATGTCTCACTTACCGAACGCAGTGATCACCACCCAGTCTTACGTGAAGCCCATCCCTACAGAGACCACAGTCATGTCAAAGGCCAATGACCAACATCCAAAACCTCACCAGCAACATCTTCGTCCAGATCCTGCGGAACTTGCAGCTTCGGTTAGGCTAAGGATGCAGAAGTCCAGCTTACGGAAAGAGGATAGGAGATCCAGTTCAGGAAACTGGAGCGGAACAGACAGCACAAGAACATCAGTGTGCTCAGAACAGGACAGTCAAGTTACTCCTCCAGCTAACATGGATGCATCCCCTTCAGATTCTGCAGTGTCATTGTCCAATGAGGTAGAATGTTCCCAGGGAACGCCTATTGCTCCTTGTGCTAATTCATCATTCCCTGGGTTAATCAATGGAGATGGTTCTCGTCCCTGCTTCCTTCCTGTTCAAAAGTCGTCCCTTAGTTCCTCTAGTGGGAGTCCAACCCCAACAAATGAAATAGAAGCAGCAGGTGGAAACTTCACCAGATTAGACACTGAGACATGGTTAAAGAGTGTGGGTGCCTCCACGGGTCCTTCACCTGCTTCTGTACATAGTAAACCAGAACTTGGTAACACGGCCCCTTCTGTTAAAGGACAACTCAAACCTCAGCTATCCTTTGGTGATTCctcctcagaatcttcagtGGAGAATGCAGCAAGTATTGTCTCTGATAACACTTCCTTAGACCTTGATGCTTATTTTGGAGACTCTGCTGAAGAATTCCCTGACACAGACAGTCTTTCTGCATTCTCTGTTGATCAAGAAGGGTACTGGACCTCGATGCACTCTGACTGTGGACTCTCTCCAAAGCATACCAAGCACCCTACAATCCCTGAGCATCCACAGAGTGTTGGTTATGACTATGACATCGCAGCTCACTACAAGGGTAAGGAAAGTCGCAGAGGGTTCATCACACCAAGGAACAAGGTATCCAAGGACAGCAATCAGCAAGCTCCACCTCTACCCACAAGGGATGATTCTTTCTCATTAGATGCCCATCTTGGTAACCTACAGCTTCAGCCTCACTTAG ATGGCAGTCCATTATCCATGGATTCTTCATCACCTTCAAACCAAACCCTCACCAATGATTCGGATGGAAGTCGAAGTGTGACACCAGCTCCAAGCGACATGTCAGACGTCAGCAGTGCCAGCTACGATCTTCCACCTCCTCTGTGTAGCCCTAATGATCCTCAGATGTACAGCTTGGGCTATGGAGTGGCAAATAAGGCTACAGGGATACCTGGAGGGACAGCATCCACCAGCAGACAGGCTCCAATCAGTGCTCTCAGTATGGCCTCCGGGGTTTCCTCCAATGGGTTGCAGTATACGCAGTCCTTGATCAACGGTGTCAGTAGGTTATCAGAGGCATCCCCTGCAGCCACTAGCTCTCAGCAGACCAGTGGACAGAACATGGTTTCTATTGGTCTTCAGAACCACTTCCCTGCAGTTTCCTCTGCGGCTCCTTGTGCTAGCCAGGCCTCAGATTTCTGGGCTACACCTATACCAGGGGCAATGCTGAAAGCAAGAGAACGTTTCTACGGGTTTAAACCATCACCTCTTAAGCCTGAGCAGCAGAACAGCCAAGCAACAACTGAATCTGACTCAGATACTGTGACACCGGTCACTAGTCCAAGGACTCCTTCTGATTCAAACAATATGTTCTTTGGTATGTACCCTGGGAGTTACAGTGTTATaagaaagaaatcaaaggaCAGTACCTACACCATCTATTCAAATGGAATGAGTGCTAGTCTTATCAATAAACCCGCAGATGTGATCTCACCTACAAACTCTTTGGATAGGAAGCAAAAATTCAATCGATATGTATCTGACTTGCAAGCGCAAGCACCTCAGGCGTATGATGCACTGAGCCAGCTCAAGGCAGGTGAAGAAAGAACCAAAGCAATGTCCAGGGAACAGAGAGCAGAGATTCTGGAGCAAATGAGGAAGTCAAAATCTGGTGGGCGCAGCAGCAGTATGGCCACACCTCCGGCAACTCCAACCTCCCCACCAGTCATACCCACGACCAGTAATGTTTCAGCATTGCTGGCAATATCTTCTGCTTCAGAGTCACCTCTTAATAAGGAGGAAGCAAGGACAACTTCCTTCAGGACATCCTACAAAGAGGGTATAGCCGCCAAGAACCTTGACCCTGACAAAGCCATCATCCATGCAGCTAAGAGACTAGAAGACAACCGTACTGAACCAGATCCTGAGCAAGCAGAAGCTGAACAGACAGACGGAAGTTCTGCCGAATCAGGTAATGTTGCAGGACGCCCAACAACTCCTAAGAATATAGCTGTAGATACTGCAGACGATCCTGAGGAATATACCCCATATGTGTTCGACCCTCAGCGGCAACCAGGTAGCTCTATATTGAAAGGGAGTGCCAAGAAAGACGATCTCCATGCCAGGATTcacaaatcaaagaaaaagttgaATATCTCTACAGATCCCTTCGAAGATACAACTATAGGTCAAATGATGGCTGCTGATTCCCCTTATGACAATGTTCCCCCCAATATAAGAACTATTCGCTTCTCTGAGACTGTAACAGTAGAAAACACTCCTGTCCGTGTGTGTTTAGTTTCAGGTAAACCAAGAACTAATATGAGTGACTTTAAGGCGCTATTGCAGCAGCAATCTCAGCCGATAGGTTCTAGGACAGTATCTGCATGCTATGCATTGAATGTAAAGGGTAATGTCAAAGGGCCTAGGAATGCAGAACTCTTGTATCGGGGCATCTTACAGGAGGAAGATGACACAAGAAAGGCAGAAGATGATAAAGATTCTACAGATAGTCCTGTCCCAGAAAGAAAGATTGTGACTGTTAGTGACTTGAAAAATGCCATGGCATCGGCAAGGGGCAATGTTAGGATGGTGAATGTGGAGGAAGCTCgagaaaaacatgaaattgTGAACAAATCTAGTTGTGCAACAGTGACTGCCATACCAGAAATCTCATCACTTCCAATCAGGGAAACTGTGATAAATGGCTCAGATGACTCACCAGAGAGTGATGTAAAAACAACAGAAGAGACTGTATCGAATCACTCACCTGCTTCTTCAAGTTTGGGTACAAGTACAGATGATCATTGTAAGAATGGTTGTGAAGCATCAGGTACACCTGAGACAATACCCTtgaataacaacaacaaccatAACACAGATTCCATCCATGCTACATCGGCAGATATTCCTCCTGTCAACATCCTCAAGAACAATGTCACTCCTGAAGTGTATCCCACTCTTGCCACGGTGGTGGAGTCAGCCCAGGAAAGCAGTGAGGACTCTACTGTAAAGCGCATTCCCAAGCATTCCTGGTCCGATACCGATCTCAACCGTTCCAACCTGATGGCCGCTATCAGGGATCGAGGAAAGCAGGTGGACCAGCGGGAGGCAGCTGTAGCCAGACTGGAGGAAGCAAGAGATGCCGGGAAGAAAGGCAGTCCGGTAAGACGGGCCATGCCTGTCAGTAGGTCGGAAGGTAGTATCCATTCTATCCTGGACTCTGTCAAACACTCGATACAGAAGATGTCGCCGAAGCATGAAGCTCATGATGGAACGGATATGGATTATCCCTCTGATGCTTGGGATTAA